The following proteins are co-located in the Silene latifolia isolate original U9 population chromosome 1, ASM4854445v1, whole genome shotgun sequence genome:
- the LOC141586219 gene encoding uncharacterized protein LOC141586219: MGSACLEYLEHPKTSICGMARKVLLLKERLLALGVVADDLCYLCGRESETFEHIFQNCQYSCRLLDLLAQMGNFVLPHTDLILWIGQLQCTKLRKGILLCLVQSIFYQIWMQRNKARIEGCVHRPEIVFQLILKEVKVWVRSKLSPYVDRRDKDWLNRLHLCM; encoded by the coding sequence ATGGGCTCAGCATGTCTGGAATACCTGGAGCATCCCAAAACATCAATTTGTGGGATGGCTAGAAAGGTCTTGTTACTGAAGGAGAGATTATTGGCGTTGGGTGTGGTTGCAGATGATCTTTGCTATCTGTGTGGCAGGGAATCAGAAACTTTTGAACATATTTTTCAGAATTGTCAGTACAGTTGCAGGCTCCTGGACCTTTTGGCTCAGATGGGTAACTTTGTTTTACCTCATACTGATTTAATTTTATGGATTGGTCAACTGCAATGTACTAAGCTCAGGAAAGGCATACTCTTATGTCTGGTGCAGTCCATTTTCTATCAGATTTGGATGCAGAGGAACAAGGCTCGTATTGAAGGATGTGTGCATAGGCCTGAGATTGTGTTTCAATTGATTTTGAAAGAAGTGAAGGTTTGGGTGAGGTCTAAGTTGAGTCCTTATGTTGATAGACGAGATAAGGATTGGCTTAATAGGCTTCACTTGTGTATGTAA